Proteins found in one Dermacentor silvarum isolate Dsil-2018 chromosome 8, BIME_Dsil_1.4, whole genome shotgun sequence genomic segment:
- the LOC119461010 gene encoding uncharacterized protein LOC119461010 isoform X1, protein MKRSEEHESSPANGVRLTDKSSLTFFWHWFLPIFLLFFVPHVVVCAISFVVTYGSSTADAFERGLLPFWYDAWTLHGAGTPQTWVFLAMFAVYSGLSLLVLPGEIYYGPPTLTGHRPIYRKSGFTYYVITMALAVFILLVQDARAWSIYRNLPGVAVALTIIGYVVTFLVYVKGKLWPSPGEYGSTGSVVFDIYWGLELYPRIGDRFDVKQWTNCRFGMMMWQLVVLVSWKAQVETTGWNWSMATTALLQTVYIAKFFWWEDGYMQTIDIIVDRAGYYICWGCICFLSMLYPLTSLYMVENSPESGPVTAALIFLTGLAIIGLNYWTDYQRQVVRATQGKCTIWGSPPKVIKASYRDATGKQRTNLLLASGFWSLSRHMNYVFEILASLCWALPSGASSIVPYLYVLYLCGLLLHRSYRDEEKCSKKYGEYWKQYCTLVKRQFIPYLF, encoded by the exons GCGTGCGACTGACGGACAAGTCCTCCCTCACTTTCTTCTGGCACTGGTTCCTGCCGATCTTTCTATTATTTTTTGTGCCGCACGTTGTCGTGTGTGCGATCTCTTTCGTGGTCACCTATGGGTCATCCACGGCAGACGCATTTGAGCGGGGATTGCTACCCTTCTGGTACGACGCCTGGACATTACATGGTGCTGGAACACCACAGACTTGGGTCTTCCTCGCCATGTTCGCAGTTTACAGCGGTCTCTCTCTTCTGGTCCTTCCTGGAGAAATATACTACGGGCCACCGACGTTGACGGGTCACCGACCTATCTACCGCAAGTCTGGCTTCACGTACTACGTGATAACTATGGCTTTGGCCGTATTCATTCTTCTCGTTCAAGACGCGCGCGCCTGGTCCATCTACAGGAACCTGCCCGGAGTGGCTGTTGCCCTCACCATAATCGGCTACGTCGTTACGTTTCTCGTATATGTCAAAGGTAAACTATGGCCGTCGCCGGGAGAGTACGGTTCGACCGGAAGTGTGGTGTTCGACATCTACTGGGGCCTAGAGCTGTACCCGCGCATAGGAGACCGCTTCGACGTCAAGCAGTGGACCAACTGTCGCTTTGGCATGATGATGTGGCAGCTTGTGGTGCTGGTCAGCTGGAAGGCTCAAGTGGAGACGACTGGCTGGAATTGGTCTATGGCAACCACAGCTTTGTTACAGACGGTGTACATCGCGAAGTTCTTTTGGTGGGAAGACGGATACATGCAGACCATCGATATCATCGTGGACAGAGCAG GTTACTACATCTGCTGGGGCTGCATCTGCTTTCTGAGCATGCTGTACCCTCTCACGAGTCTGTACATGGTCGAGAACAGCCCCGAGTCTGGACCTGTCACGGCAGCTCTGATATTCCTGACGGGCCTTGCCATAATAGGCCTCAACTACTGGACGGACTACCAGAGGCAGGTGGTGAGAGCGACGCAGGGAAAGTGCACCATCTGGGGATCTCCACCGAAAGTGATCAAGGCCTCGTACCGAGACGCGACGGGAAAACAGAGAACCAACCTGCTTCTGGCTTCGGGATTCTGGTCGCTCAGCCGCCACATGAACTACGTGTTCGAGATCCTCGCCTCTCTGTGCTGGGCCCTGCCATCCGGAGCGTCCAGCATCGTGCCGTACTTGTACGTGCTCTACCTGTGCGGCTTGCTCCTGCACCGAAGTTATAGGGACGAGGAAAAGTGCTCCAAGAAGTACGGAGAGTATTGGAAGCAGTACTGCACTTTAGTCAAGCGCCAATTTATACCTTATTTATTTTAA
- the LOC119461010 gene encoding uncharacterized protein LOC119461010 isoform X3 produces the protein MERPGCSTSPRLSRVRLTDKSSLTFFWHWFLPIFLLFFVPHVVVCAISFVVTYGSSTADAFERGLLPFWYDAWTLHGAGTPQTWVFLAMFAVYSGLSLLVLPGEIYYGPPTLTGHRPIYRKSGFTYYVITMALAVFILLVQDARAWSIYRNLPGVAVALTIIGYVVTFLVYVKGKLWPSPGEYGSTGSVVFDIYWGLELYPRIGDRFDVKQWTNCRFGMMMWQLVVLVSWKAQVETTGWNWSMATTALLQTVYIAKFFWWEDGYMQTIDIIVDRAGYYICWGCICFLSMLYPLTSLYMVENSPESGPVTAALIFLTGLAIIGLNYWTDYQRQVVRATQGKCTIWGSPPKVIKASYRDATGKQRTNLLLASGFWSLSRHMNYVFEILASLCWALPSGASSIVPYLYVLYLCGLLLHRSYRDEEKCSKKYGEYWKQYCTLVKRQFIPYLF, from the exons GCGTGCGACTGACGGACAAGTCCTCCCTCACTTTCTTCTGGCACTGGTTCCTGCCGATCTTTCTATTATTTTTTGTGCCGCACGTTGTCGTGTGTGCGATCTCTTTCGTGGTCACCTATGGGTCATCCACGGCAGACGCATTTGAGCGGGGATTGCTACCCTTCTGGTACGACGCCTGGACATTACATGGTGCTGGAACACCACAGACTTGGGTCTTCCTCGCCATGTTCGCAGTTTACAGCGGTCTCTCTCTTCTGGTCCTTCCTGGAGAAATATACTACGGGCCACCGACGTTGACGGGTCACCGACCTATCTACCGCAAGTCTGGCTTCACGTACTACGTGATAACTATGGCTTTGGCCGTATTCATTCTTCTCGTTCAAGACGCGCGCGCCTGGTCCATCTACAGGAACCTGCCCGGAGTGGCTGTTGCCCTCACCATAATCGGCTACGTCGTTACGTTTCTCGTATATGTCAAAGGTAAACTATGGCCGTCGCCGGGAGAGTACGGTTCGACCGGAAGTGTGGTGTTCGACATCTACTGGGGCCTAGAGCTGTACCCGCGCATAGGAGACCGCTTCGACGTCAAGCAGTGGACCAACTGTCGCTTTGGCATGATGATGTGGCAGCTTGTGGTGCTGGTCAGCTGGAAGGCTCAAGTGGAGACGACTGGCTGGAATTGGTCTATGGCAACCACAGCTTTGTTACAGACGGTGTACATCGCGAAGTTCTTTTGGTGGGAAGACGGATACATGCAGACCATCGATATCATCGTGGACAGAGCAG GTTACTACATCTGCTGGGGCTGCATCTGCTTTCTGAGCATGCTGTACCCTCTCACGAGTCTGTACATGGTCGAGAACAGCCCCGAGTCTGGACCTGTCACGGCAGCTCTGATATTCCTGACGGGCCTTGCCATAATAGGCCTCAACTACTGGACGGACTACCAGAGGCAGGTGGTGAGAGCGACGCAGGGAAAGTGCACCATCTGGGGATCTCCACCGAAAGTGATCAAGGCCTCGTACCGAGACGCGACGGGAAAACAGAGAACCAACCTGCTTCTGGCTTCGGGATTCTGGTCGCTCAGCCGCCACATGAACTACGTGTTCGAGATCCTCGCCTCTCTGTGCTGGGCCCTGCCATCCGGAGCGTCCAGCATCGTGCCGTACTTGTACGTGCTCTACCTGTGCGGCTTGCTCCTGCACCGAAGTTATAGGGACGAGGAAAAGTGCTCCAAGAAGTACGGAGAGTATTGGAAGCAGTACTGCACTTTAGTCAAGCGCCAATTTATACCTTATTTATTTTAA